The Thermococcus henrietii genome segment AAGATGTTCAGCACGTCGAGCCTCTCGCACCAGGCCTTCTTCCCGAGCAAATCACTAACGCTCGGCCTCGTTCGGCCTTTATCGCCTGAGACCAGCTCCTTGATGTAGAGCCCGCCGTCGGTGACGAGGCGAAGCTCAAAGTGCTTCTCGTCAACCCACCTCGCCTCGGCCTCGTGAACCTTCCTCACCCTCACCTTGTCGGCCCTTGCCTTCCTGACGCGCCAGGGTGTTCTCTGATGTATCTCAAGTCCCCTAAGTTTCCCCGCAACCTCCTCGGCTTCCTCCGGCGTTACGCCCTCCTCGACGAGGACGAGCGCGAGGTATTCCTTCCTGTGGTTCTTAGTTAGAACCTCCTCGGCTTCCTTCGCCGAGACGAAGCGAAGATTAAGAACCTCCACCTTCCCACTCGCGTTTATCTCTTCCGCTATCTTCCGGAGGTCAATCCTTCTCTTCTTCGGGCTCTTAATTTCAACGATGAAGGGCCTTCCGTTGCCCAGCATCCTAACGTCAACGTCCTCCCTTCCCGCGCCTTTGAAGACACACTTACCCTCAAAAGCCTTTGAAAACGCCCGGCAGATTATCGAGGCTACGCTGTCCTCGAAGTCGGGCAGAGGCGTCTGGGGAATCCCGCGCACGAGCTTTCTATAACGCCCGTAAACGTAAACCGGGTTGATTTGAAGCTCTATCTCACCAGAGAACGGCTCGACTATGAAAACAAGGTCGGGGTTCTTCGAGGTTTCCTTTCCCGTTGCCCTCCCGAAGGCCTTGCCGAGCTCGCGGTTAAATTCTCTGTTTATTGGCTCGGCGGTGTCAATATTGAACTCCTCCCAGATAGCCTTCTCTTTCTCCTTGATTTCCTCCGGGAAGCGGGAACCGACGAGAAACGTCTCGAACTCAATTCCTTTACTCGCTTTCTTCAGGGCCTCGACGAGCTCGGGAATCCTCTCAAAGACGTTGTGACAGAGCTCACACTCCTCTGGCTCAGCTATCGGTTCTAAGCCCCTCGCGGAGCGCTCCATGTTCAGGACGAACCTTATTGCTTTCCCCCGCTCCTCGTTCGTCCCCTTACCGAGCCTGGCGAAGAGCCTGCCGAGGCAGTGATTGCAGAGTTTGTGCTCCTCAAGAACCCTTTCGGCCTTCTCGACTATCATCGTCCCACCCTAAAGCTTTTTATTCCTCCGCCCAAGTTCCTCCGATGGCCACTCGGAGGGAGCGGATAATAAGCCTTTTGGAGGAGCGGGACTACTCCGTGAGCGAGTTAGCCCAGGTTCTCGGAATCCGGGGCAAGGGGAGCAAAAAGCTAATTCTGGAGGACCTCAAGGCGATTCAGAAAATCCTCAGGCGCGAGGGAAAGGTTCTGCTCGTCAAACCGGCCGAGTGCAGGAAGTGCGGTTTCGTTTTCAGGCCCGAAATCAACATTCCCTCCCGCTGTCCGCGCTGTAAGAGCGAATGGATTGAAGAGCCGAGGTTTAAAATCTCGATTAAGTAGCTATTGGCTGGTCATTATTTTGTATACATTCTTAAACCAATTATTCATCATCTTTTCGTGCTCCGGGTTTATTCTTGGAACTTTATCGTAATGTTCAATGTAATATTTTAACTTCTCGACAAAACCCTCTTTATTTTTGTATAAATATTCTTCGGGTAGCAATTCAGGAAAGCTACAACAATTCGGAGCCAATACAACTGAATTATTCATTATTGCCTCAATTACTTGGTATCCATAGGTTTCTTCTCTGCTCATCATCAATACAACTTTTGCTTTGCTGAGCCCCCCATAATACTCCTCCCAGCTTTTGAAAAATGTCAATCTTGCCTTTAATCCCAAATTTAAAACCGTATTCCAGAGCATCTTGTTAAACTTCTGCTTCGTGAGTCTTCCCGCGTATAGCACGTCATACTCCTTCCTTTCACGGTATGTCTTGAACGGAGGTTTTGGCAAACCAACTACCTTTATTTTGTTTGCGAGATATTGTATTCCATATTTTCTAGACGATATTAGTTTTGTTTTGTGATAATGAGAACTAACGAACACCCCATCTAACATTTTCATTATCCCCACTTCCTGCATAAACTTGCCCTGTCTTACTGGGGCAAAGTAGTCATATTTGTTCAAGCTTGTTGCGTGGCAGAATCCAAACTTCTTTCCTTTTCTTTTGAGGTATATGACCTGAGGCATTAACCCTGCGAAGCTTATATCAGCAAAAAACACATAGTCCGTATCCCGTATATCATGCTTTATGAACTTCTTCAACTGCTCTGCTTCAAATTCAATGGTTTCATCAATCGGGCTAAACAGTTCTAGGGGAGCTTCTTTAATTCTCGCTATATCGGGAGCTATGACGATAACTTCATCAAAATATTCTTGAAATCCCTTAGGCAAGTACCAGTACCACCATTCTTGGTACCTCATCTTTGCGGGATACTGTGGGACAAAATACAGCCTCTCCACTTCAGACATTCTCTCAACCCGCGGGTATTTAGGCAAAAGCCCTTATAAGCCGAGCCCCTATTCTCATTGGTTGAAGTGAGCGAGGCGATGCTTATGAGGAAGGTTGAGGAGTTCATGAAGAGACATAACCTTGAAGTGGGCGACCTCGTTAGGGTCGTCAAGAGGGAAGGGGACGAGAAGATTACCTTTGAGGGCCTCGTGATGCCACCCTACGAGCTTTCGCCCGGCGAAACGCTGACGATAAAGCTCGACAACGGCTACAACGTCGGCGTTCTCATCGATGCAATCGAGGGCGTTGAAATCCTTGAGAAGGCCGTCGAGAAGCCGAAGATGGAGTTCAAGGAAGTTCTCCCGCGGAAGGAGGGCCTCCCGAACGTCAGGATTCTCGGAACCGGAGGAACGATAGCGAGCAGGATTGACTACAAGACTGGAGCCGTTCACCCTGCTTTCACCGCCGAAGAGCTTGCGAAGACCGTCCCCGAGATATTCGAGATGGCCAACGTTACGCCGGAACTCATTATGAACATCCTAAGTGAGGACATGAAGCCGACCTACTGGGTTAGGATTGCCGAGGAAGTGGCCAAAGCCCTCAACGGCGGTGAGGACGGCGTTGTCATAGCGCACGGAACTGATACAATGGCTTACACCGCCTCGGCCCTGAGTTTCATGCTGAGGAACCTTACGAAGCCGGTCGTCCTCGTTGGCGCGCAGAGGAGCTCCGACAGGCCGAGCAGTGATTCTGCTATGAACCTCACCTGCGCGGTCAGGATGGCGACGAGCGATGTTGCCGAGGTCATGGTGGTGATGCACGGCGAGACGAGCGACACCTACTGTTTAGCCCACCGTGGAACGAAGGTCAGGAAGATGCACACCA includes the following:
- a CDS encoding tRNA pseudouridine(54/55) synthase Pus10, producing the protein MIVEKAERVLEEHKLCNHCLGRLFARLGKGTNEERGKAIRFVLNMERSARGLEPIAEPEECELCHNVFERIPELVEALKKASKGIEFETFLVGSRFPEEIKEKEKAIWEEFNIDTAEPINREFNRELGKAFGRATGKETSKNPDLVFIVEPFSGEIELQINPVYVYGRYRKLVRGIPQTPLPDFEDSVASIICRAFSKAFEGKCVFKGAGREDVDVRMLGNGRPFIVEIKSPKKRRIDLRKIAEEINASGKVEVLNLRFVSAKEAEEVLTKNHRKEYLALVLVEEGVTPEEAEEVAGKLRGLEIHQRTPWRVRKARADKVRVRKVHEAEARWVDEKHFELRLVTDGGLYIKELVSGDKGRTRPSVSDLLGKKAWCERLDVLNILDE
- the gatD gene encoding Glu-tRNA(Gln) amidotransferase subunit GatD, whose translation is MRKVEEFMKRHNLEVGDLVRVVKREGDEKITFEGLVMPPYELSPGETLTIKLDNGYNVGVLIDAIEGVEILEKAVEKPKMEFKEVLPRKEGLPNVRILGTGGTIASRIDYKTGAVHPAFTAEELAKTVPEIFEMANVTPELIMNILSEDMKPTYWVRIAEEVAKALNGGEDGVVIAHGTDTMAYTASALSFMLRNLTKPVVLVGAQRSSDRPSSDSAMNLTCAVRMATSDVAEVMVVMHGETSDTYCLAHRGTKVRKMHTSRRDAFRSINDVPIAKVWPKGGIEFLRNDYRRRSEGEVIADTKMEEKVAILKIYPGISGELLDFLVDKGYRGVVIEGTGLGHVPQDFIPHVQRAVEEGVAVCVTSQCLYGRVNLNVYSNGRKLLKAGAIPCEDMLPETAYVKLMWVLGHTRELSEVRKMMLTNYAGEITPYTRYDTFLR
- a CDS encoding glycosyltransferase, with amino-acid sequence MSEVERLYFVPQYPAKMRYQEWWYWYLPKGFQEYFDEVIVIAPDIARIKEAPLELFSPIDETIEFEAEQLKKFIKHDIRDTDYVFFADISFAGLMPQVIYLKRKGKKFGFCHATSLNKYDYFAPVRQGKFMQEVGIMKMLDGVFVSSHYHKTKLISSRKYGIQYLANKIKVVGLPKPPFKTYRERKEYDVLYAGRLTKQKFNKMLWNTVLNLGLKARLTFFKSWEEYYGGLSKAKVVLMMSREETYGYQVIEAIMNNSVVLAPNCCSFPELLPEEYLYKNKEGFVEKLKYYIEHYDKVPRINPEHEKMMNNWFKNVYKIMTSQ
- a CDS encoding transcriptional regulator, whose amino-acid sequence is MATRRERIISLLEERDYSVSELAQVLGIRGKGSKKLILEDLKAIQKILRREGKVLLVKPAECRKCGFVFRPEINIPSRCPRCKSEWIEEPRFKISIK